From the Flavobacterium gyeonganense genome, the window GCTGAAGAGCATAATATTTACCCAGCCTGATTTCGCTAAAACCACCTACATAAAAATCTTTTTTATAAGTGGAGTGTGTTTCCGAAATCGTAGAAAAACCCAATCCCGTTCTTATTCCCGGTTTGAAACTAACTTGGGCCTGTGCCTGTATGATAAAAAACAGAGCTATTATACTTTTATAGTTTAATTTCATTACATTTTAAAAGTATAACTGATACCAAGCTGAAAGACCTGATTCAAAATTATTTCGTCATAATAATAGTCATCATCAACTCCGTCATAGCCGTAAATATCTACAAATCCTTGTTTGATTCTCGCTTCAAAGGTCAGGCCATTTGGTAATGTATATCCAACACCAGCAACAATGGCAAGGTCAAAACCTTCAGGATTAGTATTGATATAATTATCAGAAACTTTAAAATCTAAAGAAGGTCCTGCTAATATGTGAAATCCGCTTCCACCAAAGTTAAATTTAGCAACGGCACCAAGTGTTATATAATTCAGTTCATATTTTTCAGAATAATAGCGGCCATTTTCAAAGTATCTTCCTTCATCACCTTGTCTTGAATACGTTATTTCAGGCTGTAATGAGAAATACCTGTTGAATTTAATATCTACTAATCCACCAAGATAAAAATCTGTTTTAGTTTTATTATCATCAATATTGGTTAATGTAGAGAAGTTTAAACCCCCTCTGATTCCCGGGCTGACCCTTACCTGCGCCTGAGATGTTATTAGACCTATAAATAAAACGAATGTTATTAAAGTTACTTTTTTCATTGTGTATTTGGTTTAGGTTAATTTATTTTTTATTCTGATTTAAAATAATTTAGCTCAATTTTCAATTTTATATTTTGATGTAAAATGACTACTTTTTTAGCAAAAATATCGTTTTCTAAAGTAAAAGTAATTGTTATTTTATCTTTTGTTTTAGAGGAACGGACTACTTTTTCTAATTTTTGATCTTTTTTGGAGAAGAAAAGATAGTTGTCACGTT encodes:
- a CDS encoding porin family protein — encoded protein: MKKVTLITFVLFIGLITSQAQVRVSPGIRGGLNFSTLTNIDDNKTKTDFYLGGLVDIKFNRYFSLQPEITYSRQGDEGRYFENGRYYSEKYELNYITLGAVAKFNFGGSGFHILAGPSLDFKVSDNYINTNPEGFDLAIVAGVGYTLPNGLTFEARIKQGFVDIYGYDGVDDDYYYDEIILNQVFQLGISYTFKM